From Salvia splendens isolate huo1 chromosome 3, SspV2, whole genome shotgun sequence, a single genomic window includes:
- the LOC121793883 gene encoding cytochrome P450 714C2-like: protein MFLSTIFALVLGFIVYLYISLVANPRKIQKALKKQGINGPPPKILLGNILEIKKSRDAATNAAAKSGPPAVHNTASVFPFLELWRKQYGQMFTFSLGNLQVLYVSDPNVVKEITTTTSQDLGRPAYQQKTFGPLLGQGILTSNGAIWARQRKIMAPELFMDKVKGMMSIISESADTVVNTWKQEIEANNGGVLDIAVDSYMKRFSGDIISRACFGSNYTKGHYIFLMLGALQELVSKKTMSVGLPGLRHLPTKSNRKIWALEKEIRTSILKLVKEREEAGYEKDLLQTLVEGAKGTYSTSSAMDQFIVDNCRNIYLAGFETSAISASWCLMLLASNPEWQTRIREEVEQVCRGQVPDVDMLSKMKQLHTVIQETMRLYPPSPTLAREVSKDMKIGNVHVPKGVNVWTMVATLHTDRDIWGPDALQFKPERFQNGISGACKSPKCYMPFGFGQRVCVGQHLAMVELKYLMALIISNFSFTLSPKYVHKPEMTMMIEPKHGVHILINKI, encoded by the exons ATGTTTCTCTCTACAATTTTTGCTCTGGTGCTCGGATTCATCGTCTACCTCTACATTTCTCTGGTGGCAAATCCCAGAAAGATACAAAAAGCGTTGAAGAAACAAGGAATCAATGGCCCTCCTCCAAAAATCCTCCTCGGTAACATCCTCGAGATCAAGAAATCCCGGGACGCTGCCACGAATGCTGCTGCCAAGTCGGGCCCCCCAGCCGTCCACAACACCGCCTCCGTATTCCCATTTTTGGAGCTATGGAGGAAGCAATACG GTCAAATGTTCACATTTTCTCTGGGGAATCTGCAAGTTCTATACGTGAGCGATCCAAACGTCGTGAAGGAGATCACAACGACGACGTCTCAGGACTTGGGGAGGCCTGCTTACCAGCAGAAAACATTTGGCCCTCTTCTTGGACAGGGCATCTTGACATCCAACGGTGCGATTTGGGCACGACAAAGAAAGATCATGGCTCCCGAGTTGTTTATGGACAAGGTTAAG GGAATGATGAGCATAATCTCTGAATCTGCCGACACAGTGGTGAATACATGGAAGCAAGAAATCGAAGCCAACAATGGTGGAGTTCTTGACATCGCTGTCGACAGTTACATGAAGAGATTTTCAGGAGATATTATTTCGAGAGCTTGTTTTGGAAGTAATTATACTAAAGGACATTATATTTTCTTGATGCTTGGGGCTCTCCAAGAGCTTGTGTCCAAGAAAACAATGTCTGTTGGCCTTCCCGGATTAAG GCATCTTCCGACAAAGAGCAATAGGAAGATATGGGCTTTGGAGAAGGAAATCCGGACATCAATATTGAAGCTTGTAAAGGAGAGGGAAGAGGCTGGATACGAGAAGGATTTGCTTCAAACTCTTGTAGAAGGAGCAAAGGGGACTTATTCAACATCTTCTGCGATGGATCAGTTCATTGTCGATAACTGCAGAAACATATACTTAGCTGGCTTCGAGACATCCGCCATTTCAGCTTCATGGTGTTTAATGTTGTTAGCTTCAAACCCCGAGTGGCAAACGCGCATTCGGGAAGAAGTAGAGCAAGTGTGTCGGGGGCAGGTCCCCGACGTTGACATGCTTAGTAAAATGAAACAG TTGCATACCGTGATTCAAGAGACAATGAGGTTGTATCCACCGTCGCCAACCCTTGCTCGGGAGGTGTCAAAAGATATGAAGATAGGGAACGTGCACGTGCCAAAGGGCGTGAATGTGTGGACCATGGTGGCCACGTTGCATACGGACCGTGACATATGGGGTCCGGATGCTCTCCAATTCAAGCCGGAGAGGTTCCAAAATGGGATCTCGGGTGCTTGCAAGAGCCCCAAGTGCTACATGCCCTTCGGGTTTGGACAACGTGTGTGTGTCGGGCAACATCTGGCCATGGTGGAGCTTAAGTACCTCATGGCTCTAATCATCTCCAACTTCTCCTTCACTTTGTCTCCCAAATATGTTCATAAGCCAGAGATGACCATGATGATAGAGCCTAAGCATGGAGTTCACATTTTAATTAACAAGATATGA